The following coding sequences are from one Eucalyptus grandis isolate ANBG69807.140 chromosome 11, ASM1654582v1, whole genome shotgun sequence window:
- the LOC104425554 gene encoding myosin-binding protein 7 yields the protein MDSVETLPSRSSGCCHGCSDCQSSAGSAWFRNVKRKYDELQGNRRFFVPGVEYDSVARIEIENETAALREMVCSQQKAIQDLTVELEEERNAASSAASEAMSMILRLQRDKAEIQMDARQFKLFAEERMGHDQQEILALEDLLYKREQAIQSLTCEVQAYRHRMMSYGLTVAEADGGMTENLDCRFEFPFYDYPPLKCHFNETPGPWEGENEVVDVEKFAHGETPHGRNELKDLEHRIHQMEQDPSNTQLDGDFPGLENIPEKVIVGQSPRQPQHSRSSSNDGLGSDLPLDSPRLINSFKRMECVMETESTHQAKKLNNSPEADDDVTDRICTIDSIYTGLTPKKSGHSGPEEDIVTPRYTSNCINADQDPDITKLYMRLHALEADRESLRQAIVSMQTDKAQMQLIKEIAERLCKERSPEERMPVRKPSPFGFFSSVFKWIGSFAFRRKKARRSKYLFGLSPDCVGLLILLEDRPQKQRRCLTRAKRAASTVKLPYP from the exons ATGGATTCGGTAGAGACATTGCCTTCGAGATCGTCAGGTTGCTGTCATGGCTGCAGTGATTGTCAATCTTCAGCGGGTAGTGCTTGGTTTCGCAATGTCAAGCGTAAATATGACGAACTGCAGGGGAATAGGAGATTCTTTGTGCCCGGGGTTGAGTATGATTCTGTTGCGCGAATTGAAATCGAGAACGAGACCGCAGCATTGCGTGAGATGGTTTGTAGCCAACAGAAAGCCATACAGGATTTGACCGTGGAGCTCGAAGAAGAGAGGAATGCCGCTTCATCTGCGGCGAGTGAGGCCATGTCGATGATTTTGAGGTTGCAGAGGGACAAGGCGGAAATCCAGATGGATGCGCGGCAATTCAAACTATTTGCGGAGGAGAGAATGGGACACGATCAACAGGAGATACTGGCTCTGGAAGACCTGTTGTATAAGAGAGAGCAAGCCATACAATCACTCACATGCGAGGTACAGGCTTATAGACATAGAATGATGAGTTATGGGCTCACTGTGGCAGAAGCCGATGGGGGCATGACTGAAAATCTTGATTGCCGATTTGaatttccattttatgattatCCTCCTTTGAAATGCCACTTCAATGAGACACCTGGTCCATGGGAGGGTGAGAATGAGGTGGTTGATGTTGAAAAGTTCGCACATGGCGAGACTCCCCATGGCCGTAACGAACTGAAGGATTTGGAACACCGAATTCACCAAATGGAGCAAGATCCCAGCAACACTCAGTTGGATGGGGATTTTCCTGGCCTTGAGAACATCCCAGAGAAAGTTATAGTAGGTCAATCTCCTAGGCAACCACAACATTCGAGGAGTTCTTCGAATGATGGTTTGGGTTCAGACTTGCCTCTTGATTCTCCGAGACTCATAAATAGCTTCAAGAGGATGGAGTGTGTTATGGAGACGGAGAGTACCCATCAGGCAAAAAAGCTGAATAACTCACCAGAAGCTGATGATGATGTAACTGACAGGATCTGTACGATTGATTCAATCTACACAGGCTTGACACCCAAGAAATCTGGACATAGCGGTCCTGAAGAGGACATAGTTACACCAAGATACACTTCAAACTGCATCAATGCGGATCAGGATCCAGATATCACAAAGCTCTACATGAGGCTTCATGCACTTGAGGCTGACAGGGAATCACTGAGGCAGGCAATTGTTTCAATGCAAACTGATAAAGCacaaatgcaattaattaaagaaatagCCGAGCGTCTATGTAAGGAAAGATCACCAGAAGAACGCATGCCTGTTAGAAAGCCATCtccttttggatttttttcctctgttttcaaG TGGATTGGGTCCTTTGCCTTTCGGAGAAAGAAGGCTCGTAGAAGCAA GTACTTGTTTGGGCTATCGCCTGATTGTGTGGGCTTGCTAATTCTTTTAGAAGACAGACCCCAGAAGCAGCGGAGATGTCTGACACGTGCAAAAAGGGCGGCTTCAACTGTCAAACTTCCATATCCATAG